From the Arthrobacter sp. PM3 genome, one window contains:
- a CDS encoding DLW-39 family protein, with amino-acid sequence MKKLLVIAATVAGVFLYRKVQESEARKVLWSNSTDTVD; translated from the coding sequence GTGAAGAAGTTGCTGGTTATCGCAGCTACGGTCGCAGGCGTGTTCCTCTACAGAAAAGTACAGGAATCCGAAGCCCGGAAAGTTCTCTGGAGCAACTCAACCGACACGGTTGATTAG
- a CDS encoding DUF721 domain-containing protein, with product MNEETGGGLQPGREPDEIDAAQAALNRMREAAAARGEIRRAVPRSGTGARKPAGSARGTRGFSQFHGTGRDPLGLGKVVGRLVAERGWTSPVAVGSVMAQWPALVGPEISAHCTPESFTDTTLHVRTDSTAWATQLRLLSGSLLEKFRTELGDGVVTSIQVLGPAAPSWRKGLRTVNGRGPRDTYG from the coding sequence ATGAATGAGGAGACCGGCGGCGGCCTGCAGCCGGGCCGCGAGCCCGACGAGATCGATGCGGCCCAGGCCGCCCTCAACCGGATGCGCGAGGCGGCAGCGGCCCGCGGCGAGATCCGGCGCGCGGTCCCGCGGTCCGGAACCGGCGCCCGGAAACCCGCCGGCAGCGCACGGGGAACCCGCGGGTTCTCGCAATTCCACGGCACCGGCAGGGATCCGCTGGGCCTGGGCAAGGTGGTGGGGCGCCTGGTGGCCGAACGCGGCTGGACCTCGCCCGTCGCCGTCGGCTCCGTCATGGCCCAGTGGCCGGCCCTGGTGGGACCGGAAATCTCCGCCCACTGCACGCCTGAGAGTTTCACGGACACCACCTTGCATGTCCGGACGGATTCGACGGCGTGGGCGACCCAGTTGCGGTTGCTCAGCGGCAGCCTGCTGGAAAAGTTCCGCACCGAACTCGGTGACGGCGTTGTCACCAGCATCCAGGTGCTCGGGCCGGCCGCCCCGAGCTGGCGCAAGGGCCTCCGGACAGTCAACGGCCGCGGGCCGCGGGACACCTACGGGTAG
- a CDS encoding NAD-dependent epimerase/dehydratase family protein — translation MRAVLLGGTGAMGGMTALRLAKAGWNVDVTGRDGSRMPVELLEAGVRFHQIERSNSAGIEGLLGGGADLLVDLTAYTAADVRAILPVMASVTCPVLVSSRAVYADRAGRHVNSDESPRFEQPICEDAPTLPPAGDDVSPYSREGYAPCKVAAELAALDSGLPVTVIRPSKVHGRWARQARTQGIVEHMLRGEPTIELADPETIDHLSAAANAAALIETLAAHPGARILNAADPDTPSAVQIVQAIAAQLAWSGTIELVPTTSNRGQHPWRTAMTLDTTASRDLGYKPAGTSLELLADEVEWVQAQTSPG, via the coding sequence GTGCGGGCGGTTCTGTTAGGCGGCACGGGAGCCATGGGCGGCATGACCGCGTTGCGGCTCGCCAAAGCAGGGTGGAACGTGGATGTGACAGGCCGCGATGGTTCGCGAATGCCTGTCGAGCTCTTGGAGGCAGGGGTACGCTTCCACCAGATCGAGCGCAGCAACAGCGCAGGAATTGAGGGGCTCCTAGGCGGCGGTGCGGATCTGCTGGTCGATCTCACCGCATATACGGCTGCAGACGTCAGGGCCATTCTTCCGGTAATGGCGTCAGTGACCTGCCCGGTGTTGGTGTCGAGCCGAGCTGTCTACGCCGACAGGGCGGGCAGGCATGTCAACAGTGACGAGTCTCCCCGGTTTGAGCAGCCTATCTGCGAGGACGCCCCTACGCTTCCGCCGGCCGGAGACGATGTCAGCCCCTACAGCCGGGAGGGATACGCACCCTGCAAGGTCGCCGCTGAGCTTGCAGCACTCGACTCCGGCCTGCCGGTGACCGTAATCCGACCCTCGAAAGTCCACGGCCGTTGGGCCCGACAGGCCCGCACACAAGGCATCGTTGAGCACATGCTCCGTGGAGAGCCGACCATAGAGCTGGCCGACCCGGAAACTATCGACCATCTCAGCGCAGCCGCCAATGCCGCCGCCCTGATCGAGACTCTCGCGGCCCACCCCGGGGCCCGCATCCTGAACGCCGCCGATCCGGACACCCCTTCAGCGGTGCAAATTGTGCAGGCCATTGCTGCTCAACTCGCATGGAGCGGAACAATCGAGCTGGTCCCGACTACGTCCAACCGCGGGCAGCACCCGTGGCGGACAGCAATGACCCTGGACACCACTGCGTCCCGGGATCTGGGATACAAACCGGCCGGGACCAGTCTGGAACTGCTGGCCGATGAAGTGGAATGGGTCCAGGCCCAAACCAGCCCTGGTTAG
- a CDS encoding DMT family transporter — protein MTFLLAAVGVLGVASSGPLIAATLGATSVSALAIAFWRNAIGSVVMAGPVLVRDARQFGRVTGAEFRWSLAAAVALALHFACFISSLQLTSVAAATALVCLQSGWIAVFQLFRGVRHRWPVLVGLGIAFGGVVTITGFDMGTSPEALLGDLLAVAGGALAGIYTLAGGKARQSMGTGVYTTLCYGMCAAIVAGMALLAGQPLAGFEAAGWLGILAITVCAQLVGHTAFNHLLATMSPLLVSMIILLEIPGAALLAAAFLAETLPVGTYAGLAMILVGLAVVVLGQRRSRTVRGGAVAPGAEGPGTERLIELGTD, from the coding sequence GTGACCTTTTTACTCGCCGCCGTTGGAGTACTGGGCGTGGCGTCCTCCGGACCCCTTATTGCCGCCACTCTCGGCGCCACGTCCGTCAGTGCACTCGCCATCGCCTTCTGGCGCAACGCGATCGGCTCCGTCGTCATGGCCGGTCCTGTGCTGGTGCGCGACGCACGCCAGTTCGGACGCGTGACCGGGGCTGAATTCCGATGGTCCCTCGCCGCTGCGGTGGCCCTGGCATTGCACTTTGCCTGCTTCATCAGCTCCCTGCAGCTGACGTCCGTCGCGGCCGCGACGGCACTCGTGTGCCTGCAATCGGGCTGGATCGCGGTGTTCCAGCTTTTCCGGGGCGTCCGGCACCGCTGGCCCGTGCTCGTGGGACTGGGAATCGCGTTCGGCGGCGTCGTGACCATCACCGGCTTTGATATGGGCACCTCGCCCGAGGCGCTCCTCGGCGATCTCCTGGCGGTGGCCGGCGGGGCCCTGGCGGGCATCTACACGCTCGCCGGAGGCAAAGCCCGGCAGAGCATGGGGACCGGCGTCTACACGACGCTCTGCTACGGCATGTGCGCCGCGATCGTGGCCGGCATGGCGCTGCTGGCCGGTCAGCCGCTGGCAGGGTTCGAGGCCGCCGGCTGGCTGGGGATTCTCGCTATCACCGTCTGCGCCCAGCTCGTGGGCCACACGGCGTTCAACCACCTGCTGGCGACGATGAGCCCGTTGCTCGTGTCCATGATCATCCTGCTGGAAATCCCGGGTGCGGCGCTCCTGGCTGCCGCATTCCTGGCAGAGACGCTCCCGGTCGGGACCTATGCGGGGCTGGCGATGATCCTGGTGGGACTCGCCGTCGTCGTCCTGGGGCAGCGGAGGTCGCGCACCGTCCGCGGCGGCGCAGTGGCACCGGGTGCGGAGGGACCCGGTACGGAGCGGCTGATAGAGCTCGGCACCGATTAG
- a CDS encoding glycosyltransferase family 2 protein translates to MSPHRSPQDALLTAPPPAVSVVIPAYNEESVIRQCLIAAVYQSVPAHEIIVVDNMSKDRTAQIVRQMQLEYPESPIILLSQDRDQGLIPTRNFGLDHATGDILGRIDADSVLEPDWVEQVQKAFADESVHAATGPVVYYDMPMRRFGLKADDKMRQLMLRLAKHQYHFLFGSNMALRRSAWETIRADTCRDERDEMHEDIDLSLHLADHDLRIQYWPQMISGMSARRLEDSPRDYRYYVTRFDRTYKAHNVKKMALKAPMVVFFSVYFPAKLLRAIHTVNTAQPARRGGQ, encoded by the coding sequence ATGTCACCGCACAGATCACCCCAGGACGCCTTGCTTACTGCTCCGCCGCCGGCTGTTTCTGTGGTGATCCCGGCCTACAACGAGGAAAGCGTTATCCGGCAGTGCCTCATTGCCGCGGTGTACCAGTCGGTGCCGGCCCACGAAATCATCGTGGTGGACAACATGTCCAAGGACCGCACGGCACAGATCGTGCGGCAGATGCAGCTGGAGTATCCGGAAAGTCCCATCATCCTGCTCAGCCAGGACCGCGACCAGGGGCTGATTCCGACCCGCAATTTCGGCCTCGACCACGCCACCGGCGACATCCTCGGCCGCATCGACGCTGACTCCGTGCTCGAGCCGGACTGGGTGGAGCAGGTGCAGAAGGCCTTCGCGGACGAGTCGGTCCACGCGGCGACCGGGCCCGTAGTCTATTACGACATGCCGATGCGCCGGTTCGGGCTCAAGGCGGACGACAAAATGCGGCAGCTGATGCTCAGGCTCGCCAAACACCAGTACCACTTCCTCTTCGGCTCCAACATGGCCCTGCGCCGCTCGGCCTGGGAGACCATCCGCGCCGACACCTGCCGGGACGAACGCGACGAAATGCACGAGGACATCGACCTCTCGCTGCACCTGGCCGACCACGACCTCAGGATCCAGTACTGGCCCCAGATGATCTCGGGGATGTCGGCCCGGCGGCTGGAGGACTCGCCCCGGGACTACCGCTACTACGTGACGCGCTTTGACCGCACCTACAAGGCCCACAACGTTAAGAAGATGGCGCTGAAAGCCCCCATGGTGGTGTTCTTCTCCGTCTACTTCCCGGCCAAGCTTCTCCGCGCCATCCACACGGTCAACACGGCCCAGCCGGCCCGACGGGGCGGCCAGTAG
- a CDS encoding cupin domain-containing protein: MASMIRKSLDDPEETRPVADGMGQVELVNLEAGPVGRATFLPGWKWSDHVKPIAKTDSCQASHTGYTISGRIKVVMDDGEELEFGPGDFGVIPPGHDAWVLGDEPYVFIDWQGMADYAKPKE; the protein is encoded by the coding sequence ATGGCGTCAATGATCCGCAAGAGCCTGGACGATCCGGAAGAAACACGTCCTGTTGCCGACGGTATGGGTCAGGTGGAGCTCGTCAATCTCGAGGCCGGCCCCGTTGGCCGGGCCACGTTCCTGCCGGGCTGGAAATGGTCCGATCACGTCAAACCGATCGCCAAGACGGACAGCTGCCAGGCCAGCCACACCGGCTACACGATTTCCGGTCGCATCAAAGTGGTTATGGACGACGGCGAGGAGCTGGAATTCGGGCCGGGCGACTTCGGCGTCATCCCGCCGGGTCACGATGCCTGGGTGCTCGGCGATGAGCCTTATGTGTTCATCGACTGGCAGGGGATGGCGGACTACGCCAAACCGAAAGAATGA
- a CDS encoding peptidylprolyl isomerase, with product MTANATAKATIHTSLGDIVVNLFGNHTPKTVDNFVGLATGEKAWTHPETGEDKTGTPLYDGTIFHRIIKDFMIQAGDPLGRGTGGPGYRFDDEIHPELTFNEPYKLAMANAGIQMGRGTNGSQFFITTVPTGWLQGKHSIFGEVADEDSKKVVDAIEGVRTGMGDRPVEDVTINSIDIEKL from the coding sequence ATGACTGCCAACGCAACCGCTAAAGCCACCATCCACACGAGCCTCGGCGACATCGTCGTCAACCTCTTCGGCAACCACACGCCCAAGACCGTCGACAACTTCGTCGGGCTCGCCACCGGTGAGAAGGCCTGGACCCACCCCGAGACCGGCGAGGACAAGACGGGCACGCCGCTCTACGACGGCACCATCTTCCACCGCATCATCAAGGACTTCATGATCCAGGCCGGCGATCCCCTGGGCCGCGGCACCGGCGGACCGGGCTACCGGTTCGACGACGAAATCCACCCGGAGCTGACCTTCAACGAGCCGTACAAGCTGGCCATGGCCAACGCCGGCATCCAGATGGGCCGCGGCACCAACGGCTCGCAGTTCTTCATCACCACCGTCCCCACGGGATGGCTGCAGGGCAAGCACAGCATCTTCGGCGAAGTGGCCGATGAAGACTCCAAGAAGGTCGTCGACGCCATCGAAGGCGTCCGCACCGGCATGGGTGACCGCCCGGTCGAGGACGTCACCATCAACAGCATCGACATCGAAAAGCTCTAA
- a CDS encoding rhomboid family intramembrane serine protease, which yields MSYGVPAAEPSAEVPVCPRHPDRPAYVRCQRCGRPACPDCQRAAAVGFQCVDCVNETKRTTPAVRTVYGGAVTTGKPVVTFTIIGLCALVYALQWIVPNDGIYQQLAYAPAFTDTEPWRMLTSAFLHSQGFLLHIVLNMYTLWIFGQILEPLLGHARFLVIYLLSAVGGSAGFLLLTPVYPVNGPVGLVGASGAIFGLFGALLVVQRQRGGDIRQLLVLIAINGVIGFMVPQIAWQAHLGGLVTGVLSAAVIAYTPRGPRQTLVQVLGLAGVLVLVIVASAVRMASAA from the coding sequence ATGAGCTACGGAGTTCCGGCGGCAGAGCCGTCCGCGGAGGTCCCGGTCTGCCCCAGGCACCCGGACCGGCCAGCCTATGTGCGCTGCCAGCGATGCGGGCGCCCTGCGTGCCCCGATTGCCAGCGGGCGGCCGCCGTCGGATTCCAATGCGTTGACTGCGTCAACGAAACCAAACGCACGACGCCGGCCGTCCGGACTGTCTATGGCGGCGCCGTCACGACCGGCAAACCCGTGGTCACCTTCACGATCATCGGCCTGTGCGCCCTTGTCTATGCGCTGCAGTGGATAGTCCCCAACGACGGCATCTACCAGCAACTGGCCTACGCCCCCGCCTTCACGGATACCGAGCCGTGGCGGATGCTCACCTCGGCATTCCTGCACTCGCAGGGATTCCTGCTTCACATCGTCCTGAACATGTATACGTTGTGGATTTTCGGCCAGATCCTTGAACCGCTGCTGGGCCACGCCCGCTTTCTGGTCATCTATCTGCTCTCGGCCGTCGGCGGATCGGCCGGCTTCCTCCTGCTGACCCCGGTTTATCCGGTGAACGGGCCGGTGGGCCTCGTGGGAGCCTCAGGCGCCATCTTCGGCCTGTTCGGCGCCCTGCTGGTGGTCCAGCGGCAACGCGGCGGCGATATCCGCCAACTTCTGGTGCTGATCGCCATCAACGGCGTCATCGGTTTCATGGTCCCCCAGATCGCGTGGCAGGCCCATCTCGGCGGCCTCGTCACCGGCGTACTAAGTGCCGCCGTCATCGCCTACACCCCTCGTGGCCCCCGGCAGACCCTGGTGCAGGTTCTTGGCCTGGCCGGCGTCTTGGTGCTGGTTATCGTCGCATCCGCCGTACGGATGGCCAGCGCCGCCTAG
- a CDS encoding DUF3566 domain-containing protein — MSNSDSYPNPSSGAPGGVRQPAAAPRVGAPSRPQQRPGVSGASAGTGQRPPAPGQRPAAPGQRPAVPGQRPAQSGGQNTAGLVKPAPKAKVRRARLLVSKVDPWSVLKMAFLLSVALGIVTVVAAIVLWTVLDLTGIFDQVDSLLGTLAGTEGGGFELKKVASLGQVASFATIIAVINVVLLTALSMLSAVLYNIAATLVGGIGVTLTDD, encoded by the coding sequence GTGAGTAATTCCGACTCATATCCCAACCCGAGCAGCGGCGCACCGGGCGGAGTGCGGCAACCCGCCGCCGCGCCGCGGGTAGGCGCTCCCTCGCGTCCGCAGCAGCGTCCGGGGGTCTCGGGCGCCTCCGCCGGTACCGGCCAGCGTCCGCCGGCCCCCGGCCAGCGCCCCGCCGCGCCGGGACAGCGTCCTGCCGTTCCCGGCCAGCGCCCTGCCCAGTCCGGCGGGCAGAACACTGCGGGCCTGGTCAAGCCTGCCCCCAAGGCGAAGGTCCGCCGCGCCAGGCTGCTGGTCAGCAAGGTGGACCCCTGGTCCGTTCTGAAGATGGCATTCCTGCTCTCCGTGGCCCTGGGCATCGTCACCGTCGTGGCGGCAATCGTCCTCTGGACCGTCCTGGACCTGACTGGCATCTTTGACCAGGTGGACAGCCTGCTGGGAACCCTGGCGGGCACCGAGGGCGGCGGCTTCGAACTGAAGAAGGTGGCCTCCCTGGGCCAGGTGGCCTCGTTCGCCACCATCATCGCCGTCATCAACGTGGTGCTGCTGACGGCGCTGTCCATGCTGTCAGCGGTGCTGTACAACATCGCCGCGACGCTCGTGGGCGGCATCGGCGTGACCCTCACGGACGACTAA
- the gyrB gene encoding DNA topoisomerase (ATP-hydrolyzing) subunit B codes for MANDNAEIPAVEDDTVGAPETAPSGTPTPREYGASDITVLEGLEAVRKRPGMYIGSTGPRGLHHLVYEVVDNSVDEALAGYCTHIEIVLQADGGVKVVDNGRGIPVDMHPTEHKPTVEVVMTILHAGGKFGGGGYAVSGGLHGVGISVVNALSSRVETEVRRQGHVWRMSFADGGKPQGSLVQGEETTETGTTQTFYPDGSIFETTEFDFETLRARFQQMAFLNKGLRITLTDERHSAAEASEDADLDLDAVVTEGEVPAEFHTVVYQYDDGLLDYVRHLNSGKKVDVVHEDVIAFETEDTERHIALEMAMQWTNAYSESVHTYANTINTHEGGTHEEGFRAAMTSLINRYAREKNIIKEKDDNLTGDDIREGLTAVISVKLSEPQFEGQTKTKLGNSEVKGFVQRVVTDGLGDWLERNPGPARDVIRKAISAAQARMAARKARDNARRKSPLESFGMPGKLSDCSSKNPEKCEVYIVEGDSAGGSAKRGRNPETQAILPLRGKILNVERARLDKALGNAEVQSMITAFGTGIGEDFDLAKLRYHKIVLMADADVDGQHITTLLMTLLFRYMRPLIENGFVYLAQPPLYRIKWSNAPHDYVYSDRERDAKLLSGQAAGRRIPKDNGIQRYKGLGEMDYTELWDTTMDPEHRTLLQVTMDDALAADQIFSVLMGEDVESRRNFIQQNAKDVRFLDI; via the coding sequence GTGGCTAACGACAATGCAGAGATCCCGGCAGTGGAAGACGACACGGTAGGGGCGCCCGAAACGGCCCCGTCCGGGACGCCGACACCGCGCGAATACGGCGCCAGCGACATCACGGTCCTCGAAGGCCTTGAAGCGGTTCGGAAGCGACCGGGCATGTACATCGGTTCCACCGGACCCCGCGGTCTCCACCATCTCGTCTATGAAGTGGTGGACAACTCTGTCGACGAGGCTCTGGCAGGGTACTGCACCCACATCGAAATCGTGCTGCAGGCCGATGGCGGCGTCAAAGTGGTGGACAACGGCCGCGGCATTCCGGTCGACATGCACCCGACGGAGCACAAACCCACGGTCGAGGTCGTCATGACCATCCTGCACGCCGGCGGCAAGTTCGGCGGCGGCGGCTACGCGGTCTCCGGCGGCCTGCACGGCGTCGGCATCTCCGTGGTCAATGCGCTCTCCAGCAGGGTCGAGACCGAGGTCCGCCGGCAGGGCCACGTCTGGCGGATGTCTTTCGCCGACGGGGGCAAGCCGCAGGGCAGCCTGGTCCAGGGCGAGGAAACCACGGAGACCGGCACCACCCAGACGTTTTACCCGGACGGCAGCATCTTCGAGACCACGGAGTTCGACTTCGAGACGCTCCGGGCCCGCTTCCAGCAGATGGCGTTCCTGAACAAGGGCCTGCGCATCACGCTGACCGATGAGCGCCACTCCGCGGCGGAGGCGTCCGAAGACGCCGACCTCGACCTCGATGCGGTGGTAACCGAGGGCGAAGTCCCCGCCGAATTCCACACCGTGGTTTACCAGTACGACGATGGCCTGCTGGACTACGTCCGGCACCTGAACTCCGGCAAAAAGGTCGATGTGGTCCACGAGGACGTCATCGCCTTCGAAACCGAGGACACGGAGCGGCACATTGCCCTGGAAATGGCGATGCAGTGGACCAACGCCTATTCCGAGAGCGTGCACACGTACGCCAACACCATCAACACGCATGAGGGCGGCACCCACGAAGAAGGCTTCCGCGCCGCGATGACGTCGCTGATCAACCGCTACGCGCGGGAGAAGAACATCATCAAGGAAAAGGACGACAACCTCACCGGTGACGACATCCGCGAAGGCCTGACGGCCGTCATTTCCGTCAAACTCTCCGAACCCCAGTTCGAGGGCCAGACCAAGACCAAGCTGGGGAACTCCGAGGTCAAGGGCTTTGTCCAGCGCGTTGTCACCGACGGCCTGGGCGACTGGCTCGAGCGTAACCCCGGACCTGCCAGGGACGTGATCCGCAAAGCCATTTCTGCCGCCCAGGCCCGCATGGCCGCGCGGAAAGCCCGCGACAACGCCCGCCGCAAGAGCCCGCTCGAGTCCTTCGGCATGCCCGGCAAGCTCTCCGACTGCTCCTCCAAGAACCCGGAGAAGTGCGAGGTCTACATCGTGGAGGGTGACTCGGCCGGCGGCTCGGCCAAGCGCGGCCGCAACCCCGAGACCCAAGCCATCCTGCCGCTCCGCGGCAAGATCCTGAACGTGGAACGGGCACGCCTGGACAAGGCCCTCGGCAACGCAGAGGTCCAGTCCATGATCACGGCCTTCGGCACCGGCATCGGCGAGGACTTCGACCTCGCCAAACTGCGGTACCACAAGATCGTCCTCATGGCCGACGCCGACGTCGACGGCCAGCACATCACCACCCTGCTGATGACGCTGCTGTTCCGCTACATGCGGCCGCTGATCGAAAACGGCTTCGTGTACCTCGCCCAGCCGCCGCTGTACCGGATCAAGTGGTCCAACGCCCCGCACGACTACGTCTACAGCGACCGTGAACGCGACGCAAAGCTGCTCTCCGGCCAGGCCGCCGGCCGCCGGATCCCGAAGGACAACGGCATCCAGCGCTACAAGGGCCTCGGCGAGATGGACTACACCGAACTGTGGGACACCACCATGGACCCCGAACACCGGACCCTCCTGCAGGTCACGATGGACGACGCCCTGGCGGCGGACCAGATCTTCTCCGTCCTGATGGGCGAGGACGTCGAATCGCGCCGAAACTTCATTCAACAGAACGCCAAGGACGTGCGGTTCCTGGATATCTAG
- the gyrA gene encoding DNA gyrase subunit A, producing MSDETPEVPAGSEPVLEGEILDTDVLTDRVEQVDLQTEMQRSYLDYAMAVIVGRALPDVRDGLKPVHRRVLYAMFDGGYRPDRSFNKCARVVGEVMGQYHPHGDTAIYDALVRLIQDWTMRYPLALGQGNFGSPGNDGAAAPRYTETKMAPLAMEMVRDIDEETVDFQDNYDGKNQEPTILPARFPNLLVNGSSGIAVGMATNIPPHNLREVADGVQWYLANPTASREELLEELLLRIKGPDFPTGATILGHKGIEDAYRTGRGSITMRAVVNVEELQGRTCLVVTELPYQANPDNLAIKIAELVRDGKISGIADLRDETSGRTGQRLVIVLKRDAVAKVVLNNLYKHTQLQDNFAANMLAIVDGVPRTLSLDAFIRHWVTHQMDVIARRTRYRLRKAEEEAHILRALLKALDMLDEVIALIRASSTTEAARDGLMELLDIDEGQARAILDMQLRRLAALERQKIQDRHAELEALIAEYNAILASEQRQREIISTELGEIVAKHGDDRRTKILMGFDADMSIEDLIPEEEMVVTITRGGYVKRTRSDNYRSQQRGGKGIKGAQLRGDDVVEHFFVTTTHHWLLFFTNLGRVYRAKAYELAEAGRDAKGQHVANLLAFQPDEHIAQVLDLRDYQHAPYLVLATKRGLVKKTRLEDYDTNRSAGVIAINLRDGDELVSAQLVSETDDLMLVSRKGQSVRFTATDDALRPMGRATSGVTGMKFREDDELLAADVVKEGSFVFIVTEGGFAKRTAVEEYRLQGRGGLGIKVGKYQEERGHLVGALIVQEEDEVLVVMEGGKVVRSSVSGVPAKGRDTMGVIFAKPDKNDRIIAVARNSERGLEGDDSAEGQEASDEAAEGTAEAGEGVQTRASSPDDVTLAGDSGPQDGSATAQSVPAPESDESSGNAELDEDNTGGNE from the coding sequence ATGAGTGACGAAACACCCGAGGTGCCGGCCGGCTCCGAGCCCGTCCTTGAAGGCGAAATCCTGGACACCGACGTGCTGACCGACCGGGTCGAGCAGGTGGACCTGCAGACCGAAATGCAGCGCTCCTACCTCGACTACGCCATGGCCGTGATCGTCGGCCGTGCCCTGCCGGACGTCCGCGACGGCCTCAAGCCGGTCCACCGCCGAGTGCTGTACGCGATGTTCGACGGCGGCTACCGCCCGGACCGCTCGTTCAACAAGTGCGCCCGCGTGGTGGGCGAGGTCATGGGCCAGTACCACCCGCACGGCGACACCGCGATCTACGACGCTCTGGTCCGCCTCATCCAGGACTGGACCATGCGCTACCCGCTGGCGCTCGGCCAGGGCAACTTCGGCTCGCCCGGCAACGACGGTGCCGCCGCCCCGCGGTACACCGAAACCAAGATGGCGCCGCTGGCCATGGAAATGGTCCGGGACATCGACGAGGAAACGGTCGATTTCCAGGACAACTACGACGGCAAGAACCAGGAGCCGACCATCCTGCCGGCCAGGTTCCCCAACCTGCTGGTCAACGGTTCCTCGGGCATCGCCGTCGGCATGGCCACCAACATCCCGCCGCACAACCTCCGCGAAGTCGCCGACGGCGTTCAGTGGTACCTCGCGAACCCGACGGCCAGCCGCGAGGAGTTGCTCGAGGAGCTCCTGCTGCGGATCAAGGGACCCGATTTCCCGACCGGCGCCACCATCCTTGGCCACAAGGGAATCGAAGACGCCTACCGCACCGGCCGCGGCTCCATCACAATGCGTGCGGTGGTCAATGTCGAGGAACTCCAGGGCCGGACGTGCCTGGTGGTCACAGAACTGCCGTACCAGGCCAACCCGGACAACCTGGCGATCAAGATCGCCGAGCTCGTCCGCGATGGCAAGATTTCCGGCATCGCCGACCTCCGCGACGAGACCTCGGGCCGCACCGGCCAGCGCCTGGTGATCGTGCTCAAGCGCGACGCTGTGGCCAAGGTGGTGCTCAACAACCTCTACAAGCACACCCAGCTGCAGGACAACTTCGCTGCCAACATGCTCGCGATCGTCGACGGCGTGCCGCGCACGCTCAGCCTCGACGCGTTCATCCGCCACTGGGTCACGCACCAGATGGACGTCATCGCCCGGCGCACACGCTACCGCCTGCGCAAGGCCGAGGAAGAAGCACACATCCTCCGCGCCCTCCTGAAGGCCCTGGACATGCTCGATGAGGTCATCGCCCTCATCCGCGCGTCCAGCACCACGGAGGCCGCCCGCGACGGCCTCATGGAGCTGCTGGACATCGATGAGGGGCAGGCCCGGGCCATCCTGGACATGCAGCTGCGCCGGCTCGCTGCACTGGAACGCCAGAAGATCCAGGACCGGCATGCCGAACTTGAGGCACTGATCGCCGAATACAACGCCATCTTGGCTTCAGAGCAGCGCCAGCGCGAGATCATCAGCACCGAGCTGGGCGAAATCGTGGCCAAGCACGGGGATGACCGGCGCACCAAGATCCTCATGGGCTTCGATGCGGACATGTCCATCGAAGACCTGATCCCCGAAGAGGAAATGGTCGTCACCATCACCCGCGGCGGCTACGTCAAGCGGACCCGCAGCGACAACTACCGTTCCCAGCAGCGCGGCGGCAAGGGCATCAAGGGTGCCCAGCTGCGCGGGGATGACGTTGTGGAGCACTTCTTCGTCACCACCACGCACCACTGGCTCCTGTTCTTCACCAACCTTGGACGCGTGTACCGGGCCAAGGCCTACGAGCTCGCCGAGGCCGGACGGGACGCCAAGGGCCAGCACGTGGCCAACCTGCTGGCCTTCCAGCCGGATGAACACATTGCCCAGGTGCTGGACCTGCGGGACTACCAGCATGCGCCGTATCTGGTGCTGGCCACCAAGCGCGGCCTGGTCAAGAAGACCCGGCTGGAGGACTACGACACCAACCGGTCCGCCGGCGTGATCGCCATCAACCTGCGCGACGGCGACGAACTCGTCTCCGCCCAGCTGGTCTCCGAAACCGATGACCTCATGCTGGTTTCCCGCAAGGGCCAGTCCGTGCGCTTTACCGCCACCGACGATGCCTTGCGCCCCATGGGCCGCGCCACTTCGGGCGTGACCGGCATGAAGTTCCGTGAAGACGACGAGCTGCTCGCCGCCGACGTCGTGAAGGAAGGCTCGTTCGTCTTCATCGTCACCGAAGGCGGTTTCGCCAAACGGACCGCGGTGGAGGAATACCGGCTCCAGGGCCGCGGCGGCCTTGGCATCAAGGTCGGCAAGTACCAGGAGGAGCGCGGTCATCTCGTCGGCGCGCTCATTGTCCAGGAAGAGGACGAAGTCCTGGTGGTCATGGAGGGCGGCAAGGTGGTGCGCTCCTCTGTGAGCGGTGTGCCGGCCAAGGGCCGCGACACCATGGGCGTGATCTTTGCCAAGCCGGACAAGAACGACCGCATCATCGCCGTGGCCCGTAACAGCGAACGCGGGCTGGAAGGCGACGATTCTGCCGAAGGCCAGGAAGCAAGCGACGAGGCCGCCGAAGGTACGGCCGAGGCAGGCGAGGGCGTTCAAACTCGGGCTTCCTCGCCGGATGACGTAACGTTGGCTGGAGATAGCGGACCGCAGGACGGGTCCGCAACGGCACAATCAGTACCGGCCCCGGAGTCAGATGAGTCATCAGGCAATGCCGAGCTGGACGAAGACAACACCGGAGGTAACGAGTGA